A region of Microtus ochrogaster isolate Prairie Vole_2 linkage group LG1, MicOch1.0, whole genome shotgun sequence DNA encodes the following proteins:
- the LOC102002867 gene encoding ubiquitin-conjugating enzyme E2 D2B, with protein MALKRIHKELNDLAQDPPAQCSAGPVGEDMFHWQATILGPNDSPYQGGAFFLTIDFPTEYPFKPPKVEFTTRIYHPNVNSNGSICLDILRSQWSPALTISKVLLSISSLLCDPNPDDPLVPEIAQIYKTDREKYNRTAREWTQKYAM; from the coding sequence ATGGCTCTGAAGAGAATCCACAAGGAACTGAACGACCTGGCGCAGGATCCCCCAGCACAGTGTTCCGCAGGTCCTGTCGGGGAAGACATGTTCCACTGGCAAGCTACCATCCTGGGGCCGAATGACAGCCCCTATCAGGGCGGAGCATTTTTCCTGACGATTGATTTCCCAACAGAGTACCCCTTCAAGCCACCTAAGGTCGAATTTACAACAAGAATTTATCATCCAAACGTCAACAGTAACGGCAGCATTTGTCTTGATATCCTTCGCTCACAGTGGTCTCCAGCACTGACTATTTCAAAAGTGCTTCTGTCCATCAGCTCCCTGCTGTGTGACCCCAACCCAGATGATCCCCTCGTGCCTGAGATTGCTCAGATCTACAAGACAGACAGGGAAAAGTACAACAGAACAGCTCGGGAATGGACTCAGAAGTACGCCATGTGA